GGGATAACTTAGTGTTCCTGGACCATCCTTAGTCTCATCTACAAAGCTAGATAAAGGGCTTACGAGGATGCTATCATGTCACATGAACCGGAGGCATGGTGGCAAACAGAGAGTCCGAGGATCGGCATGTCAAATGCCCGCATTGCGGCTTCCGCAGCCACTATCGGTTGACCGACGGACGACGGATGTGCAGGCGATGTCGCAAGAAGTTCACCTACAGGCCCCTGCGCCGCGGCTTATCCGACTCGAAGCTCGAACAGATAGCCGAGCTGTTCTGGCTGGAGGTCCCCGCCGCCAGAGCCGCCAAGAAAGTTGGTGCGCACCCCAACACCGTTGCCAAGTACTACCATCGAATTAGACGGCGTATAACCGAGGAGCGCCGGCGAGAGCTTAGGAAGCTCGAAGGGCCGGTGGAGGCCGATGAGTCCTACTTCGGCGGTGTGCGCAAAGGCAAACGCGGCCGGGGCGCCGCCGGCAAGATACCGGTCTTCGGCCTGCTGAAGCGGGGCGGCGAGGTGCGGGTGATACTGCCCCGACGATGCGACGGCGAGCAGCTCATCGGCGCAATCATGGCCAACGTCGAGCTGGACTCCATCGTCTACACCGACGGGTACTCGGCCTACAACAAACTCTCCCTCAGCGGCTTCCACCACAAGCGGGTTGATCACGGCGAGACCTTCTCCGACGGACGAAGCCATATCAACGGCATCGAGAACTTTTGGGGCTACGCCAAAAGGCGGCTGAAGGTCTATCACGGCGGCTTCAAGCGCAACTTCGACCTGTTCATCAGGGAGATGGAGTTCCGCTTCAACCACCGAAACGACCCCGATATGCTACCCTATCTGAAAAGCATCCTCTTTGGTCCATGAACGTGTGTGATGCCGATTTTAATCCCCGCCGCTTTAACCCCTCACCCTAGCCCGTAGGCGCGCCTCTCCCCAGAAGGGAGAGGGGACATGCGGCGGCCCGCAGAGGGGCCGCCCTACATCCGTGCTGGTCCGCTCACCCGGCCGGCAGGTCGGCGATGACCAACGTCACCGGCTCCCGCTCCCGCCAGTAGCACACCCGCTCGTAACCGACTTCGGCCAAAAGCTCCAGGCCGCGGCGGATCTGCGCCGGGCCGAAACGCGCCAGGTCGTGCGCGTCGGACCCCACCGTCACCCGCTCCACGCCCTCCTCCCGCGCCATGACCAGCGCCTCGGGACCGGGGTAGGGCTCGCCGGGGGCCTGGCCCCAACCGGCCACGTTGAGCTCGACCCCCGTGCCGGTGTCGGCGCAGGCGCGGAAAACCGCCCGCAGTTCCTTTTCCCAGCGCCGGGCCTCGAAAGGGCCGTAGTAGAGCACCCCGTAGCGCTTGCAGATGTCGGTGTGGCCCAGGACGTCGAAGAGCCCCGAGGCGGCGGCCCGCAGGAGAATCTCGAAGTAGCTCCCGTAGGCCTCCTCCACCGGGGTTTTTTCGAAATACAGCCGGGCCTTCTCCCGGGCGCTGATGGTGGCCCCGATGTCGTCCAGGTAGTGGACGCTGCCGATGACCATGTCGTAGGGCAGCCGGTCGCACGCGGCGGCTATCTCGGTCTCCCGGCTCCGCTGGTAGGAGGACTCCACCCCCAGGCCCACGAAGGTGTCCGGGGCCAGGGGGCGGGCCTCGGCCACGGCGGCCAGGTGCCGGGCGGGGTCGTAGAAGCCGTAGGAGTAATCGCCGGGATCCAGGTCCAGGTGCTCGGCGGTGACGAGGGCGGCGTAGCAATGCCGTCGGGCCAGGCGGGCGTATTCCGCCAGCGGCACCTTGGAATCCCTCGAGAGGTCGGAGTGGAGGTGGCAGTCCAGCACGGTCAGATTTCGATGATACGGAGCGCGGCGTCGAGCGCCTTTTCCGGGTCCGGATCGCTCCAGTGGCGGGCGTAGCCCAGGCAGGAGGTCACCAGCGGCCGACCCGCCGGCGTCTCGCGGGAAAACTTCAGGTGCACGTGGCCGAAGAGTACCGCGGCCAGGCGGAGCTCCGTGTCGAAGAGCCTGCCGAAGCGCGCCGAGCCCGCGTAGGCCAGGAAAAAATCCCAGGGCAGCCGCCCCGGTGGCCGGATGACGTCGTAGGGCATGTGGTGCGAGCAGCCCACCACGGCGCGCACGTCCCACCGCGCCACCTCGGCCAGATGCTTCGAGAGGCGCCCCTCGAGGAGCCGGCAGACCTCCTCGTCGGAGAGGCGCTCCCCCTCGCCGTCGGTGAAGAGGGCGTAGACGGCGTCCCCCCAGCGCCAGCGCCGGAAGAACTTGCGCCGGTAGACGTCCATGGAAATTTCGCCGTCCCGCGCCCGGTTCCGCAGCGAGTAGTCGTACCAGCCGACGCCCCCCACGAAGCCCACGTCCCCCACCCGCAACGGTCCGCCGTCCAGGTAGCCCCATCCGTGGCGCGCGCATATCTCCGGCAGCAGGCGGTCCAGCCGGTCGTAGCTCGTCTCGCCCCGGGACTGCCAGTTGAGCGGAACCCACACGTCGTGGTTCCCGGCGACGAAGAGCTTCGGGAATGGCAGCTCGCCGATTTCAGCGAAGGATTCCTCCAAAACCTCCAGGTGCCCCGCGAGGTCGCCCAGGAGCACGAAGACGTCTGGAGAAAGGGCGCGCAGCCGGTCCCCCAGCAGCCGGGGCACCCGCCGGGCCGACTCCGAGTTGTCCGCGTGGATGTCCGATGTGAAGGCTACGCGCAACCGCCACTCCCGCCCGGGGCACGCGGTAAACCCCTTGTTAACCCAACCACCTGCCGGTCGAAGGGAAAAAAGGATTTTACCGGAGTCCTTCCCCCCGCGCAAGCCGGGCAAAGAAAGGGCGGGACCGGAGGGTCCCGCTCGTCAGGCAAACGTTCCCGGTTCTCGCCGATCCGCGCGGACACCGCCGGTCACGCCGGAACCTCTCAATCCCGCTCGTCAGGCAAACGTTCCCGGCGCTCGCCTACCTCGGTGAATACCGCTAAACACGCCGGGTCCACTCGATCCGACCCGTCCGACGAAGGGATGAGCGACGGCCTAGTTGCTCAGGGCCAGCGCGTTCATGATGCTCTTCATGGTGTCCTGGACCGCCGTCTTCTGCGCCGTGGGAACCTTGGCGTAGAGAAGAACCCCGCCGGTGCCGGTGCCGGAGACGCCGACGAAGAACACGTTGCCGCCCGATTCGTAACTGCGCAGCGCGTAGGTGACGCCCGCGGAGTTCTTGTCCACCACGATCTTCGTGCCCGAGGTCGCCGCGTTGGCCTTCTCCGCCAGCTTGTCCTTGCAGAGCGCGTCCATTTCGTTCTTGCCGAGACCCGTGGCCGCGGGCAGCGGGGTGACGGTGATAATCGCGCTGTTCGGCCCGTTTATGGTGAACTTGTTGAGGGAAATGGCTCCCTTGCTCCAATCGCTGTTGGGCAGGACGACGTCCACCGCGACGCCGCCGATGGTGGCCGAGAAGGTGACGGGCGTGCCGTCGCCGCCCGTGCCGGTGGCCAGCACCGCCAGGACAAAGCCGAGCAGGATGAGGGCTGTCTTGCGCATGACGAAACCTCCGGAGAAAAAAAGTAGGACGAGAATTGGTTAATTATAGCCGGACCCGAGGCGAATTACAAGCATATCCCGGCCTCAATCCGACGGGCGGAAATACAGCGCCGAGAGGGCCTCCACCGCCTCGGACCGCGGAGCCGTGGCGGCGAAGTCCAGCACGAAGCACCCGGCGGAGGTGAAGTAAACCCCGACCACGCGGCAGGTGTAGAAGCCGCCCTTGGGGTAGACCTCCAGCCGGAAGAGGCGCTCGCCGTCGCCTCCCGCGCGCGCGTCCACGAGCGACTCCGGCTTGAGCGAGGGGAACCGCCGCGCCAGGAGCACCGCGAGCTCCGCCTGGTCCGGGGGGACCTCGTAGTCCGGCCCCTTCTCCACCGCCCCCGAGGCGAACGGCTTCCCCGTCTCGGCGTAGGAGAGCTCCACGATGGCCAGCGCGTCGCCGTAGCCGGGGTAGAGACAGGCGACGAGGCTATCCGGCAGGATGAGGGTCACGGAGGGCGAGAGCGCCGCCTCCCCCGCCCAGGCGGGGAAAGATACCAGAAAACCCAGCGCCGCGATGCGCCACCGCACGGCTACCCCCCGAAGTATTCCTCGGCCAGGACGCTCATCAGCACAATGTCGTGCCAG
The bacterium genome window above contains:
- a CDS encoding PHP domain-containing protein; the encoded protein is MLDCHLHSDLSRDSKVPLAEYARLARRHCYAALVTAEHLDLDPGDYSYGFYDPARHLAAVAEARPLAPDTFVGLGVESSYQRSRETEIAAACDRLPYDMVIGSVHYLDDIGATISAREKARLYFEKTPVEEAYGSYFEILLRAAASGLFDVLGHTDICKRYGVLYYGPFEARRWEKELRAVFRACADTGTGVELNVAGWGQAPGEPYPGPEALVMAREEGVERVTVGSDAHDLARFGPAQIRRGLELLAEVGYERVCYWREREPVTLVIADLPAG
- a CDS encoding IS1595 family transposase — its product is MCRRCRKKFTYRPLRRGLSDSKLEQIAELFWLEVPAARAAKKVGAHPNTVAKYYHRIRRRITEERRRELRKLEGPVEADESYFGGVRKGKRGRGAAGKIPVFGLLKRGGEVRVILPRRCDGEQLIGAIMANVELDSIVYTDGYSAYNKLSLSGFHHKRVDHGETFSDGRSHINGIENFWGYAKRRLKVYHGGFKRNFDLFIREMEFRFNHRNDPDMLPYLKSILFGP
- a CDS encoding metallophosphoesterase is translated as MRVAFTSDIHADNSESARRVPRLLGDRLRALSPDVFVLLGDLAGHLEVLEESFAEIGELPFPKLFVAGNHDVWVPLNWQSRGETSYDRLDRLLPEICARHGWGYLDGGPLRVGDVGFVGGVGWYDYSLRNRARDGEISMDVYRRKFFRRWRWGDAVYALFTDGEGERLSDEEVCRLLEGRLSKHLAEVARWDVRAVVGCSHHMPYDVIRPPGRLPWDFFLAYAGSARFGRLFDTELRLAAVLFGHVHLKFSRETPAGRPLVTSCLGYARHWSDPDPEKALDAALRIIEI